Proteins co-encoded in one Nyctibius grandis isolate bNycGra1 chromosome 14, bNycGra1.pri, whole genome shotgun sequence genomic window:
- the EMID1 gene encoding EMI domain-containing protein 1, producing the protein MAGRARGPCPALPAPLPAPLPALLRLCLCLCCLLLPPAAGPWSAAPLQPPARSNWCSYTVTRTVSCHVQNGTFLQRVFQGCRWPLACSGGSYRTIVRPIYRVTYKTLTALEWRCCPGHAGANCEEEAHALLALRDIGHPSAAPRRPPLRPTAFSGCLNCSRLGELTARLATLEAQVARLAVAEAPTSPAPKGGTPGTAPGTGRLWGAPAARGSPGEEGRPGSRGPPGPKGDAGGRGPSGVPGVKGPTGPPGPPGPPGPPGRDGARGLPGEKGLPGPPGPPGPPAPVGPAIPRIAEPRDPLLSNTFPEGAGGIVGPAGPPGPVGPMGPPGPPGPIGPPGPPGPDGRAGAPGAAGPPGEKGARGPQGHPGSRGQDGAQGEPGPRGEPGDKGTWGEGLHQLREALKILAERVLILETMIGLYEPEPGSGSGPPGTVAPGPPRGKRGSGHPPYRIVAPHQRPPDKQ; encoded by the exons ATGGCGGGCCGTGCCCGGgggccctgcccggccctgcccgcccccctgcccgcacccctgCCCGCACTCCTGCGCCTCTGCCtgtgcctctgctgcctgctcctgccgcccgccgccgggccctgGAGCGcggccccgctgcagccccccgcccgcag CAACTGGTGCTCCTACACGGTGACCCGGACGGTGTCGTGCCACGTCCAGAACGGCACCTTCCTCCAACGGGTCTTCCAGGGCTGCCGCTGGCCCCTGGCCTGCAGCGGGGGCAG CTACCGCACCATCGTCCGGCCCATCTATAGGGTGACCTACAAGACGTTGACGGCGTTGGAGTGGAGGTGCTGCCCCGGGCACGCCGGTGCCAACTGCGAGGAAG AGGCACACGCCCTCCTCGCCCTGCGGGACATAGGCCACCCCAGCGCCGCCCCACGCCGGCCCCCCCTGCGCCCCACGGCTTTCTCAG GGTGCCTGAACTGCAGCCGCCTCGGGGAGCTCACAGCCCGGCTCGCCACCCTCGAGGCGCAG GTGGCCCGTCTGGCGGTGGCCGAAGCCCCCACGTCCCCGGCCCCCAAGGGCGGCACCCCGGGCACAGCGCCGGGGACCGGGCGGCTCTGGGGGGCCCCGGCTGCCCGCGGGAGCCCCGGCGAGGAAG GGAGACCCGGCTCgcggggcccccccggccccaagGGAGACGCAGGAGGACGGGGACCCTCAGGCGTCCCCGGGGTGAAGGGTCCCACGGGGCCCCCAG gtccccccggccccccaggGCCCCCCGGCCGTGATGGAGCCAGGGGCCTCCCCGGAGAGAAGGGGTTacccggcccccccggcccccccgggccccctGCGCCCGTGGGGCCAGCGATTCCCCGCATCGCCGAGCCCA gggacccccTGCTCTCCAACACCTTCCCCGAAGGCGCCGGGGGCATCGTGGGTCCcgccggcccccccggccccgtgGGGCCCATGG gtccccccggccccccgggtCCCATCGGGCCACCCGGCCCCCCAGGACCCGAC GGTAGAGCGGGGGCCCCCGGAGCCGCCGGCCCCCCCGGCGAGAAGGGCGCCAGG ggtccccagggccacccggGCAGCCGCGGGCAGGACGGGGCGCAG GGCGAGCCGGGCCCCAGGGGCGAGCCAGGGGACAAGGGCACTTGG GGGGAGGGGTTGCACCAGCTCCGCGAGGCGCTGAAGATCTTAGCGGAGAGGGTTTTAATCTTGGAAACAATGATTGGGCTCTACG AACCAGAGCCCGGCTCGGGCAGTGGCCCCCCCGGCACGGTGGCACCCGGACCCCCTCGTGGCAAGCGTGGCAGTGGCCACCCCCCTTACCGCATCGTGGCCCCCCACCAGCGACCCCCCGACAAGCAGTGA
- the DTX1 gene encoding E3 ubiquitin-protein ligase DTX1, translating to MARQGAGAMLASGTLGFPPQNLARVVVWEWLNEHGRWRPYSAAVCHHIENVLKEDARGSVVLGQVDVQLTPYVIDLQSMHQFRQDTGTMRPVRRNFYDPSSAPGKGIVWEWENDNSSWTPYDMDICITIQNAYEKQHPWLDLSSLGFCYLIYFSSMSQMNRQTQRKRRLRRRMDLAYPLTMGSIPKSQSWPVGTSTGTPCSCPQCLLVNSTRAASNAILASQRRKLYPGAVRQSSTFAGAALWPAGTGTVAVAGGTAKGEGLRVPGGAFAPNQSVPGGVPLPGLNNLNRPGTQRGAGLGARATVPPGVPALPVKNLNGTGPVHPALAGMTGILMCAAGLPVCLTRAPKPILHPPPISKSDIKPVPGVNGICRKTKKKHLKKSKTPEDVVRRYIQKVKNPPDEDCIICMERLVTSSGYEGVLSPRGIKAEVVGKLGKCGHMYHLLCLLAMYNNGNKDGSLQCPTCKAIYGEKTGTQPPGKMEFHLIPHSLPGYTDSKTIRIVYDIPTGIQGPEHPNPGKKFTARGFPRHCYLPDNEKGRKVLKLLIVAWDRRLIFTIGTSNTTGESDTVVWNEIHHKTEFGSNLTGHGYPDPNYLDNVLAELLAQGVSEATLKD from the exons ATGGCGCGGCAGGGCGCGGGGGCCATGCTGGCCTCGGGCACCCTGGGCTTCCCCCCGCAGAACCTGGCGCGGGTGGTGGTGTGGGAGTGGCTGAACGAGCACGGGCGCTGGCGGCCCTACTCGGCCGCCGTGTGCCACCACATCGAGAACGTGCTGAAGGAGGACGCCCGCGGCAGCGTGGTGCTGGGCCAGGTCGACGTCCAGCTGACACCCTACGTCATCGACCTCCAGTCCATGCACCAGTTCCGGCAGGACACGG GCACCATGCGCCCCGTACGGAGGAACTTCTACGACCCGTCCTCGGCCCCGGGGAAGGGCATCGTGTGGGAGTGGGAGAACGACAACAGCTCCTGGACGCCCTACGACATGGACATCTGCATCACCATCCAGAACGCCTACGAGAAGCAGCACCCCTGGCTCGACCTCTCCTCCCTGGGCTTCTGCTACCTCATCTACTTCAGCAGCATGTCCCAAATGAACCGGCAAACCCAGCGCAAGCGCCGGCTCCGGCGCCGCATGGACCTGGCGTACCCCCTCACCATGGGCTCCATCCCCAAGTCGCAGTCGTGGCCGGTGGGCACCAGCACGGGcaccccctgctcctgcccgcAGTGTCTCCTGGTCAACAGCACCCGCGCCGCCTCCAACGCCATCCTGGCCTCCCAGCGCCGCAAGCTCTACCCGGGCGCCGTCCGTCAGAGCAGCACCTTCGCCGGGGCGGCTCTGTGGCCGGCGGGGACGGGCACGGTGGCGGTGGCGGGTGGCACGGCCAAGGGCGAGGGGCTGCGGGTGCCCGGCGGGGCGTTTGCCCCCAACCAGAGTGTGCCCGGTGGGGTGCCACTGCCCGGGCTCAACAACCTCAACCGACCCGGCACGCAGCGGGGGGCCGGGCTCGGCGCCCGTGCCACCGTCCCCCCGGG GGTGCCAGCCCTCCCGGTCAAGAACCTGAACGGCACCGGCCCCGTCCATCCCGCCCTCGCAG GGATGACGGGCATCCTCATGTGCGCCGCCGGGCTGCCCGTGTGCCTGACCCGCGCCCCCAAGCCCATCCTGCACCCGCCGCCCATCAGCAAGAGTGACATCAAACCTGTGCCCGGCGTCAACGGTATCTGCAGGAAAACCAAGAAGAAGCATCTCAAAAAGA GTAAGACCCCCGAGGACGTGGTGCGCCGCTACATCCAGAAGGTGAAGAACCCCCCGGATGAG GATTGTATCATCTGCATGGAGCGGCTGGTCACCTCCTCCGGCTACGAGGGCGTCCTGAGCCCCAGGGGCATCAAGGCGGAGGTGGTGGGCAAGCTGGGCAAGTGCGGGCACATGTAccacctcctctgcctcctggcCATGTACAACAACGGCAACAAG GACGGCAGCCTGCAGTGCCCCACCTGTAAGGCCATTTACGGGGAGAAGACGGGGACGCAGCCCCCCGGGAAGATGGAGTTTCACCTCATCCCCCACTCCCTCCCGGGTTACACCGACTCCAAAACCATCCGGATCGTCTACGACATCCCCACTGGCATCCAG GGCCCGGAGCACCCCAATCCCGGCAAGAAGTTCACGGCGCGCGGCTTCCCGCGGCACTGCTACCTGCCCGACAACGAGAAGGGCAGGAAG GTGCTGAAGCTGCTGATCGTGGCCTGGGACCGGCGGCTCATCTTCACCATCGGCACCTCCAACACCACGGGGGAGTCGGACACGGTGGTGTGGAACGAGATCCACCACAAGACCGAGTTTGGCTCCAACCTCACGGGGCACGGCTACCCCGACCCCAACTACCTGGACAACGTCCTGGCCGAGCTGCTGGCCCAGGGCGTCTCCGAGGCCACCCTGAAGGACTGA